Proteins found in one Mesorhizobium sp. CAU 1732 genomic segment:
- the mepA gene encoding penicillin-insensitive murein endopeptidase, giving the protein MAALATMLGAMPASADPLAKDVFGATPLPAATQPASYGFYSKGCFAGGMAIATDGPNWQAMRLSRNRRWGHPEMITLLERFSREAAQDGWPGLLVGDISQPRGGPMLSGHASHQIGLDADIWLVPMPQRRLSVAEREQMDFVSMLAPDSLYVDDRKWTPAHAAILKRAANYPNVERLLVHPGIKKKLCDTVSGDRSWLSKVRPFWGHDSHFHIRIGCPAGSPGCRGQEATPKADGCDQSLAWWFTEEPWRPATGPAKPRARDVMRISDLPKACLEVANAPAPASEAAVTVAGRGSAPTIAASGAVPFTANAYAPTPDISIPLPQPRPYE; this is encoded by the coding sequence ATGGCCGCCCTGGCGACTATGCTTGGCGCGATGCCGGCATCAGCCGATCCGCTGGCCAAGGACGTGTTCGGTGCGACGCCCCTGCCCGCCGCCACGCAGCCCGCCTCCTACGGCTTTTATTCGAAGGGCTGTTTCGCCGGCGGTATGGCGATCGCGACCGACGGTCCCAACTGGCAGGCGATGCGGCTCTCGCGCAACCGGCGCTGGGGCCATCCGGAGATGATCACGCTGCTCGAGCGTTTTTCGCGCGAGGCCGCACAGGATGGCTGGCCGGGCCTGCTCGTCGGCGACATTTCTCAACCGCGCGGCGGGCCGATGCTGTCGGGCCATGCCTCGCATCAGATCGGCCTCGACGCCGACATCTGGTTGGTGCCGATGCCGCAGCGCAGGCTGTCGGTGGCCGAGCGCGAGCAGATGGACTTCGTGTCGATGCTCGCGCCCGATTCGCTCTACGTCGATGATCGCAAATGGACGCCGGCCCACGCGGCGATCCTGAAGCGCGCCGCGAACTATCCGAACGTGGAGCGCCTTCTGGTCCATCCCGGTATCAAGAAGAAGCTCTGCGACACGGTCTCCGGCGACCGCTCGTGGCTGTCGAAGGTGCGCCCGTTCTGGGGGCACGATTCACACTTCCACATCCGGATCGGGTGTCCCGCCGGTTCGCCCGGCTGCCGTGGTCAGGAAGCGACGCCGAAGGCCGATGGCTGCGACCAGTCGCTCGCCTGGTGGTTCACCGAGGAACCCTGGCGGCCGGCAACCGGGCCTGCGAAGCCCCGCGCCCGCGATGTGATGCGGATCTCCGATCTGCCGAAGGCATGTCTCGAGGTTGCCAACGCGCCCGCGCCCGCGTCCGAAGCGGCGGTGACGGTCGCGGGCCGAGGAAGCGCTCCCACGATCGCGGCATCAGGCGCGGTTCCCTTCACGGCCAACGCCTATGCGCCGACCCCCGATATCTCCATCCCCCTGCCCCAGCCGCGCCCTTACGAGTGA
- a CDS encoding type II toxin-antitoxin system VapC family toxin — MTLVDSNVLLDLVTNDPRWADWSIAQLEGAALRGPLVINDVVYAELAVRYERIEALEAFISAASLRVEAIPRAALFLAGKVFTQYRRAGGTRTGVLPDFFIGAHAAIEKLPLLTRDVGRYRAYFPTVELITPDA, encoded by the coding sequence GTGACCCTCGTCGACAGCAACGTCCTGCTCGATCTGGTCACAAACGATCCGCGCTGGGCGGACTGGTCGATCGCGCAATTGGAGGGTGCAGCCCTTCGGGGTCCGCTGGTCATCAACGATGTCGTCTATGCCGAACTCGCCGTTCGCTACGAGCGGATCGAGGCCCTGGAGGCATTCATTTCCGCGGCGTCCCTGCGCGTCGAGGCAATCCCGCGCGCTGCGCTTTTCCTCGCCGGAAAGGTGTTCACCCAGTATCGAAGAGCGGGTGGCACGCGAACCGGCGTTCTCCCCGATTTCTTCATCGGAGCACATGCCGCAATTGAAAAGCTACCTCTCCTGACCCGGGATGTCGGTCGATATCGAGCCTATTTTCCCACGGTCGAACTGATTACGCCTGATGCCTGA
- a CDS encoding glucokinase, translated as MPAQTDDTTILRFPVLIGDIGGTNARFAILVDAYAEPKEFPIVQTADFATIDEAIQTAILDKTSVMPLSTVLAVAGPVDGDEIELTNCNWVVKPRQMFETLGLEEVVVLNDFEAQALAVVALGPEHLEKIGGGEPEPTAGRVVLGPGTGLGVAGLVHSRHTWIPVPGEGGHVDIGPRTERDLAVFPHIERIEGRVSAEQMLCGRGLVNLYRAVAAADGRPTSFTTPAEITSAALAQSDAMAQEALDIFVTCLGRLAGDLALVFMSRGGVFLTGGIAQKIIPALKNGLFREAFEDKAPHGELMQQMPVYVITHPLAALTGLAAYARTPALFGVETDGRRWVKG; from the coding sequence ATGCCAGCCCAGACCGACGACACGACTATCCTGCGATTCCCGGTGCTGATCGGCGATATCGGCGGCACCAACGCGCGCTTCGCGATCCTGGTCGACGCCTATGCGGAGCCGAAAGAATTTCCCATCGTCCAGACGGCCGACTTCGCGACGATCGACGAGGCCATCCAGACGGCGATCCTGGACAAGACGTCCGTGATGCCGCTGTCGACGGTCCTCGCCGTTGCAGGCCCGGTCGACGGCGACGAGATCGAGCTGACCAACTGCAACTGGGTGGTGAAGCCCAGGCAGATGTTCGAGACGCTGGGTCTCGAAGAGGTCGTCGTGCTCAACGATTTCGAGGCGCAGGCCCTCGCCGTCGTGGCGCTCGGCCCGGAACATCTGGAAAAAATCGGCGGCGGCGAGCCCGAACCGACGGCCGGACGCGTCGTGCTCGGGCCGGGAACGGGCCTTGGGGTCGCAGGCCTCGTCCATTCGCGGCACACCTGGATCCCGGTTCCCGGCGAAGGCGGACATGTCGATATCGGACCGCGCACGGAACGCGACCTCGCCGTCTTTCCGCATATCGAGCGCATCGAAGGGCGCGTATCGGCCGAACAGATGCTGTGCGGTCGTGGGCTGGTGAACCTCTATCGCGCCGTCGCGGCCGCCGATGGCAGGCCCACAAGCTTCACGACGCCAGCAGAGATCACAAGCGCGGCACTCGCCCAAAGCGATGCCATGGCGCAGGAAGCGCTCGACATCTTCGTTACATGCCTCGGGCGGCTTGCGGGCGATCTGGCGCTTGTCTTCATGAGCCGTGGCGGGGTGTTCCTCACCGGCGGCATCGCGCAGAAGATCATTCCGGCACTCAAGAACGGGCTGTTTCGGGAGGCCTTCGAGGACAAGGCGCCGCATGGCGAGCTGATGCAGCAGATGCCGGTCTACGTCATCACCCATCCGCTTGCCGCCTTGACTGGGCTGGCCGCCTACGCCCGTACGCCCGCACTCTTCGGAGTCGAGACCGATGGTCGCCGTTGGGTGAAGGGCTGA
- a CDS encoding AbrB/MazE/SpoVT family DNA-binding domain-containing protein yields the protein MSTTVTVKGQVTIPKPVRDLLGIGPGSKVDFRRTADGSVILSRADDTRPASRFERLRGQAGEGLDTDAIMALTRGDA from the coding sequence ATGAGCACCACAGTCACGGTAAAGGGTCAGGTGACGATCCCGAAGCCCGTACGCGATCTCCTCGGTATCGGACCTGGCAGCAAGGTCGATTTCCGGCGCACGGCGGATGGCAGCGTGATCCTGTCCCGCGCTGACGATACTCGCCCCGCGAGCCGGTTCGAGCGACTGCGCGGCCAGGCGGGCGAGGGTCTCGACACCGACGCCATCATGGCGCTCACGCGCGGCGACGCGTGA
- a CDS encoding methylglyoxal synthase, which translates to MPDKLRLALIAHDQKKDDLVAFCAAHAGFLAGCDIVATGTTGARIAEANPALSVRRLKSGPLGGDQQIGALIAEAAVDAVIFLVDPLTPMPHDVDVKALMRLAIVYDIPIALNVATAEMILAAHEAPSARN; encoded by the coding sequence TTGCCCGACAAACTTCGCCTCGCCTTGATCGCCCATGACCAGAAGAAGGACGACCTCGTCGCCTTCTGCGCTGCGCATGCCGGCTTTCTTGCCGGATGCGACATCGTGGCGACGGGCACGACCGGCGCCCGGATCGCGGAGGCCAACCCCGCGCTCAGCGTGCGGCGGCTCAAGAGCGGCCCGCTTGGCGGCGACCAGCAGATCGGCGCGTTGATCGCCGAGGCGGCGGTCGATGCGGTGATCTTCCTTGTTGATCCGCTGACCCCCATGCCCCATGACGTCGATGTGAAGGCCTTGATGCGGCTCGCCATCGTCTATGATATCCCCATCGCGCTCAACGTCGCGACGGCGGAGATGATCCTGGCGGCCCATGAGGCGCCGAGCGCGCGCAACTGA